The following are encoded in a window of Eschrichtius robustus isolate mEscRob2 chromosome 1, mEscRob2.pri, whole genome shotgun sequence genomic DNA:
- the PROSER2 gene encoding proline and serine-rich protein 2 gives MPVHHQKSDSWEMDPDLLPSCRLGDLSRGSSLESRTSSSRSRSLTLDDESLKYLTHEEKDVLLFFEETIDSLEDDFEEQVLCDGDAQGHSPRSLEESASGPSEPEDVVDLVQLGPGAGEPESPRDVTEAAGAGAVGKEDTPVLRKEDAEKSPPPDPPGPEALPLPPPRPVPAAAPAHPGREPPPPPAEHPKLARSVPTPLVIAQKMSEKLAGNEGLSPTSPTKEGRPAGWRTLTSVAPRHGEHSLWHRHAAQPAPKIHRFPSNISVTNSAGKAFNKTISKAAVNVQERKAQVLANINGVSFLSVGETEDQAQRGEPAKQRRSVSPEQSQPGPAREAVPARAGAHGGQQSRGVQTEQPLPMANGFQSLHDILKSHPGPFVSAGKTVTFRPDPALASKLAPRQPDCGQDARKRSGSLPRAVGFRPQGITVQFSGRGSTEEARREALRKLGLLKENL, from the exons GATGACGAGAGCCTGAAGTACCTCACACATGAGGAAAAGGACGTCCTCCTGTTTTTTGAAGAGACGATTGATTCCCTGGAAGACGACTTTGAGGAGCAGGTGCTGTGTGATGGTGATGCTCAGGGCCACTCTCCGCGGTCTCTGGAAGAGAGCGCTTCTGGTCCCTCCGAGCCAGAGGATGTCGTGGACTTAGTGCAGCTGGGCCCTGGAGCCGGGGAACCCGAGAGCCCTCGGGATGTGACGGAGGCAGCAG GGGCTGGCGCTGTTGGAAAGGAAGACACCCCTGTCCTCAGGAAAGAGGATGCTGAGAAGTCTCCCCCCCCAGACCCCCCAGGTCCCGAGGCCCTGCCCCTGCCGCCTCCCCGCCCTGTCCCCGCAGCAGCCCCGGCCCACCCCGGGAGagagccccctcctcctccagcagAGCACCCCAAACTGGCCCGCTCGGTCCCCACTCCGCTCGTCATCGCCCAGAAGATGTCTGAGAAGCTGGCAGGGAACGAAGGGCTCTCGCCCACATCCCCGACCAAAGAGGGCAGGCCTGCAGGATGGAGGACGCTGACTTCCGTGGCCCCTCGACACGGAGAACACTCGCTGTGGCACAGACACGCCGCACAGCCGGCGCCCAAGATCCACCGCTTCCCAAGCAACATCAGCGTGACCAACAGCGCGGGGAAGGCCTTCAATAAGACCATCTCCAAGGCCGCGGTCAACGTGCAGGAGCGCAAAGCCCAGGTCCTGGCCAACATCAATGGGGTCTCCTTCCTCTCCGTGGGGGAAACGGAGGACCAGGCCCAGAGGGGCGAGCCCGCCAAGCAGAGGAGAAGCGTCTCCCCGGAGCAGAGCCAGCCGGGCCCAGCCCGGGAGGCTGTTCCCGCGCGGGCAGGGGCGCACGGCGGCCAGCAGTCCAGAGGCGTGCAGACAGAACAGCCCCTGCCGATGGCCAACGGCTTCCAGAGCCTCCACGACATCCTCAAGAGCCATCCCGGGCCCTTTGTCTCTGCAGGGAAGACGGTCACCTTCCGTCCGGACCCGGCCCTCGCCAGCAAACTTGCGCCCCGGCAGCCGGACTGCGGCCAGGACGCCAGGAAGCGGTCGGGCTCGCTCCCCCGGGCGGTGGGGTTCAGACCCCAGGGCATCACTGTCCAGTTCTCGGGCCGCGGCTCCACGGAGGAGGCCCGTCGGGAGGCCCTGCGGAAGCTCGGCCTCCTGAAGGAGAACTTGTGA